The following proteins come from a genomic window of Gynuella sunshinyii YC6258:
- a CDS encoding response regulator transcription factor: protein MAHLFWVEDQSHWIDRFSDILIQTDFDGGHNTLEVFKFPEAARQRITHMDDQSRPDLAILDAHMNGNDQAGFSVSRALHSKWPDLPIIYLSEHSGTGLEEQAFEQANAQDFIAKHQRNIEAVLCWRIKAALRKRQSGPDAPANLISSGSLKIDLATWEVYWLNKRLMNPHNPKRPLAPTPRKILRYLVESSPRPLNTEQIADRLEADLERFSYANYRQHIKTLRMAFDMAENQPGDFIQRCQSGTGIVTFGDERAYCWKPDR, encoded by the coding sequence ATGGCACATTTATTCTGGGTCGAGGACCAATCACACTGGATCGACCGGTTCAGTGACATTTTGATACAAACCGACTTTGACGGCGGCCATAACACTCTGGAAGTCTTCAAATTTCCAGAGGCGGCGCGACAGCGTATTACCCATATGGATGATCAGAGCCGGCCCGATCTGGCGATTCTGGATGCCCATATGAACGGAAATGATCAGGCTGGATTCAGCGTTTCCAGAGCCCTGCACAGTAAATGGCCGGACCTGCCGATCATTTACCTGTCAGAGCACAGCGGCACCGGTCTGGAGGAGCAGGCTTTTGAACAGGCCAACGCCCAGGATTTTATTGCCAAACACCAGCGTAACATCGAGGCGGTATTGTGCTGGCGCATTAAAGCGGCCCTGCGCAAACGCCAGTCAGGACCGGACGCACCTGCCAATCTCATTTCCAGTGGCAGCCTGAAAATCGATCTCGCCACCTGGGAGGTTTATTGGCTTAACAAACGCCTGATGAACCCCCATAACCCCAAACGTCCTCTGGCACCGACGCCACGTAAGATTCTGCGGTATCTGGTGGAAAGCAGTCCCAGACCGTTGAACACTGAACAGATCGCTGATCGTCTGGAGGCTGATCTGGAACGGTTTTCCTATGCCAATTACCGTCAACACATCAAAACCCTGCGCATGGCCTTTGATATGGCAGAGAACCAGCCTGGAGATTTTATTCAACGCTGTCAGAGTGGAACGGGGATCGTGACCTTTGGCGATGAACGTGCCTACTGCTGGAAACCAGACCGATGA
- a CDS encoding sensor histidine kinase: MMKKMSTPYPILTSLSALLLIAYFLLLGQPQLLSFYQLPDIITTFQVQLAATVVFILILLIELRLFQRRRRNQKIEIARFRQQMAEVLADKKQLHAKTHVYANHADKLKLFISDKLLEYIEYDEKFLHFKSIASEVRHNGVISYDKIKTILLRQISQLQDTDSEQLQQTQEALDSLIYLWDLLDLSTADNIALHIANQVCDSEEQFFQAEFQTHEGGEFPAQNIFSPLSAVQKALQRCFGCAIGDARNGTICVDDIDQAWINLTTTDNILGNENHIVLVLENLLNNAQFFSSRRDYKQKHAGIAVDLKEQQGFVCCQIYNRGPHIDDDTAQNIFQLGYSTRRVKEHHGKGLGLYFVNEIVKGYDGKVRFENVLNEADVLSLRLELADGTVVTEVLELVVEDDRPLCRKSGHDEAVKELDWKLQDKLLNIEITHQSDQKTHRLLELDSKKTIMDPSQPACPRWSLTLKQSHKQTDIHFKPLDISGVRFEIRLPTATARLDGDLLNADEAEMDGEVSEIKQKFKGLEQLG, translated from the coding sequence ATGATGAAAAAAATGTCCACCCCCTACCCGATCCTCACCAGTCTTTCGGCCTTGTTGCTGATTGCCTATTTTTTATTGCTCGGCCAGCCACAGTTGCTGAGTTTTTATCAGTTGCCGGACATTATCACCACCTTTCAGGTACAGCTTGCAGCGACCGTGGTATTTATCCTGATACTGTTGATAGAACTGCGTCTGTTTCAACGTCGTCGTCGCAATCAAAAAATTGAAATCGCCCGTTTTCGACAACAGATGGCAGAAGTGCTGGCGGACAAAAAACAACTGCATGCCAAAACCCATGTCTATGCCAACCATGCCGACAAGCTGAAACTGTTCATCAGCGACAAACTGCTCGAATACATTGAATACGATGAAAAATTTCTGCACTTCAAAAGCATCGCCTCTGAGGTACGGCATAATGGCGTCATCAGTTACGACAAAATCAAAACCATCCTGCTCAGGCAAATCAGTCAGTTGCAGGATACTGACTCAGAACAATTGCAGCAGACTCAGGAAGCCCTCGACAGCCTGATTTATTTATGGGATCTGTTGGATCTGTCCACCGCCGACAACATTGCTCTGCATATTGCCAATCAGGTCTGTGACAGCGAAGAGCAGTTTTTTCAGGCTGAATTTCAAACTCACGAAGGCGGTGAATTTCCGGCACAGAACATTTTTTCCCCATTGTCCGCCGTACAAAAAGCATTGCAACGCTGCTTCGGCTGCGCGATTGGAGATGCCCGCAACGGCACTATTTGTGTCGATGACATCGATCAGGCCTGGATCAATCTTACGACCACAGACAATATTCTCGGCAACGAAAACCATATCGTGCTGGTCCTGGAAAATTTGCTGAACAATGCCCAGTTTTTTTCCAGCCGCCGTGACTATAAACAGAAACATGCCGGCATTGCGGTGGACCTGAAAGAACAACAGGGATTTGTCTGTTGTCAGATTTACAATCGTGGTCCGCATATCGACGACGACACCGCGCAGAATATCTTTCAGCTCGGTTACTCCACCCGCAGAGTCAAAGAGCACCACGGTAAAGGTCTGGGCCTGTATTTCGTCAATGAAATCGTCAAAGGTTATGATGGCAAGGTTCGGTTTGAAAATGTGTTGAATGAAGCCGATGTCCTGTCACTACGCTTAGAGCTTGCCGATGGCACCGTAGTGACCGAAGTACTGGAACTCGTGGTCGAGGATGATCGACCACTGTGTCGGAAATCCGGTCACGATGAAGCAGTAAAAGAACTGGACTGGAAACTTCAGGATAAACTGCTGAATATCGAAATTACCCATCAAAGCGATCAAAAAACCCATCGTTTGCTGGAACTGGACAGCAAGAAAACCATTATGGACCCGAGTCAACCCGCCTGTCCGCGCTGGTCGTTAACGCTTAAACAAAGTCATAAACAAACAGACATCCATTTCAAACCATTGGATATTTCCGGAGTGCGTTTTGAAATCCGCCTGCCAACTGCGACCGCCCGACTTGACGGCGACCTGCTCAATGCCGACGAAGCCGAGATGGATGGGGAGGTGTCTGAGATCAAACAGAAATTCAAGGGCCTCGAACAGCTAGGCTGA